From a region of the Candidatus Poribacteria bacterium genome:
- a CDS encoding sulfatase: MNIVCICLDTFRADIIGEGKKYSHVQTPNLDALASESVRFTRAFGEGQPTLQIRRGNFTGMRSFPWRYNFDRRGHWHHAPGWHKIPPEQDTIAEVLLERGYLTALIADTYHMFKPTMNFSRGFAHFDFIRGQESDNWHSGDPRLIEAELRKHVREPINWQRHAGLVNYLLSQRHRQSEDDYSCARVFRAASDWLEDNHTVGPFFLWVDSFDPHEPWDPPKSYADIYFSDYSGKDFITPGSGNEGDGPTEDELRRIEALYLGEVTFVDKWVGVLLDKIEQLNIKDDTLVVLMSDHGTQLRDHGSFGKGANKLHPFNTQLNLMIRHPEGPNDKEIFAFVQNHDLMPTLLNLLDIPCGWTDGEDMWQLVTQEKALLRQRIITGWAGFATGNARGRVSVRDNHWNFCTSVGYNDEKGDELFDVRNDPEEKVNVASDHPTVVAERRRDIEALIGQPLPGHFIEVCDPGHAPMTRWLQKKLAEM, encoded by the coding sequence ATGAATATCGTCTGTATTTGTTTGGACACGTTTCGTGCCGACATCATCGGCGAAGGTAAGAAATATAGCCACGTTCAAACGCCTAACCTCGATGCCCTTGCATCGGAGTCTGTCCGTTTTACGCGCGCGTTTGGTGAGGGGCAACCGACACTTCAGATCCGTCGTGGTAACTTTACGGGGATGCGGAGTTTTCCGTGGCGGTATAACTTCGATCGGCGCGGACATTGGCACCACGCACCCGGCTGGCACAAGATTCCACCGGAGCAAGATACGATTGCCGAAGTCCTACTCGAACGCGGTTACCTCACTGCCCTTATTGCCGATACCTATCACATGTTCAAGCCGACGATGAATTTCTCGCGGGGATTTGCGCATTTCGATTTCATCCGCGGGCAAGAGTCTGATAACTGGCACAGCGGCGATCCGAGACTGATTGAAGCGGAGCTCCGAAAACATGTCCGTGAACCGATCAATTGGCAGCGACATGCTGGACTCGTCAACTACCTGTTGTCGCAACGGCATCGCCAATCGGAGGACGACTATAGTTGTGCGCGCGTTTTTCGTGCTGCTTCTGACTGGCTTGAGGATAATCATACTGTCGGTCCGTTTTTTTTATGGGTGGATAGTTTCGATCCGCATGAACCGTGGGATCCGCCGAAGTCTTACGCAGACATCTATTTTTCGGACTATTCGGGCAAGGATTTCATCACACCGGGCAGTGGGAACGAAGGCGATGGACCTACGGAAGATGAACTGCGCCGCATTGAGGCTCTCTATCTCGGAGAGGTTACGTTTGTTGATAAATGGGTTGGCGTGCTACTTGATAAGATAGAGCAGCTGAACATCAAAGACGATACATTGGTTGTGCTGATGTCCGACCACGGCACACAACTTCGCGATCACGGGAGTTTCGGGAAGGGCGCGAACAAACTGCATCCGTTCAATACGCAACTCAATCTCATGATACGGCATCCGGAGGGACCGAACGACAAGGAGATTTTCGCATTTGTGCAGAACCACGATCTGATGCCGACGCTCCTGAATCTACTTGACATTCCGTGCGGTTGGACGGATGGTGAGGATATGTGGCAGCTCGTTACGCAGGAGAAAGCACTCCTCCGTCAACGGATTATCACGGGTTGGGCAGGCTTTGCTACGGGTAATGCGCGTGGACGCGTCAGTGTCCGCGATAATCACTGGAACTTCTGTACTTCGGTAGGTTATAACGATGAAAAGGGTGATGAGCTCTTTGATGTCCGAAACGATCCCGAAGAGAAGGTGAATGTCGCGAGTGACCATCCCACAGTTGTTGCGGAACGAAGACGAGATATTGAAGCGTTGATCGGACAACCCTTGCCGGGGCATTTCATTGAGGTCTGTGATCCGGGGCACGCGCCGATGACGCGGTGGCTTCAGAAGAAATTGGCGGAGATGTAG
- the pyrF gene encoding orotidine-5'-phosphate decarboxylase — translation MRDRLIVALDTDDGEEIDWLSGTLMDVVRWFKMGFQAFSALGMEAFPWFEQNGHKVFVDLKFHDIPNTVARDVGMMTKYGANMINMHASGGLMMMKAARASADDAAYEANIPRPILLGVTILTSIEETNFRLSFASARTLSEQVVYLAQLAQEAGLDGVVASPLEIESVRKACGDNFLIVTPGIRPEWAESGDQRRITTPAEAIRRGADYIVVGRPIIEAEDPLEAAEMILDEMREA, via the coding sequence TTGAGAGATAGATTAATCGTCGCATTGGATACGGATGATGGTGAAGAGATTGATTGGTTATCTGGAACGCTTATGGATGTAGTCCGTTGGTTTAAGATGGGCTTTCAGGCGTTCAGTGCGCTTGGGATGGAAGCTTTTCCGTGGTTCGAGCAGAACGGGCATAAAGTCTTTGTTGATCTGAAATTCCACGATATCCCGAACACGGTGGCGCGCGATGTCGGCATGATGACGAAATACGGCGCAAATATGATTAACATGCACGCCTCCGGTGGACTTATGATGATGAAGGCGGCAAGAGCAAGCGCGGATGATGCCGCATACGAAGCAAATATACCGAGACCTATTCTACTCGGTGTGACGATTCTGACAAGCATCGAAGAAACCAACTTTCGATTGAGTTTTGCCTCGGCACGGACGCTCTCAGAGCAGGTCGTCTATCTCGCACAATTAGCACAGGAAGCCGGATTAGACGGTGTCGTCGCATCGCCGTTGGAGATTGAATCGGTTCGGAAAGCGTGTGGCGATAACTTTTTGATTGTGACACCGGGCATTCGACCAGAATGGGCAGAGAGCGGCGATCAACGTCGTATCACCACGCCAGCGGAGGCGATTCGGCGCGGCGCAGATTACATTGTTGTGGGTAGACCTATTATTGAGGCGGAGGATCCTTTGGAAGCTGCCGAAATGATCCTTGATGAGATGAGAGAGGCTTAA
- a CDS encoding type II toxin-antitoxin system HigB family toxin: protein MHTGPYTLLRDFAQKHPNTRSALDHWYRLISGRNFRSIAELREVFPHADRVEGWTVFNIGGNKARLIAFIHYGRQTVSIHRVLTHPEYDRWRS, encoded by the coding sequence ATGCATACAGGTCCGTACACACTACTGCGGGATTTTGCACAGAAGCATCCGAATACCAGATCGGCACTTGATCATTGGTATAGATTGATAAGCGGGAGAAATTTTCGTTCGATTGCAGAATTGCGTGAGGTTTTTCCTCACGCTGATCGAGTTGAAGGTTGGACTGTTTTCAATATCGGAGGGAACAAGGCTCGCCTTATAGCATTCATCCACTATGGGCGGCAAACGGTTTCTATCCATCGTGTGTTGACACACCCCGAATATGATAGATGGAGGTCCTGA
- the argH gene encoding argininosuccinate lyase, which yields MGKPEKTLWGGRFSTSLTTETIAFTHSIEADTRLIGYDIWGSQAHAIMLARQGIISDADLREILRWLQKAATDFQNGDFTLDPNKEDVHMNVESYLIENAGREFGGKLHTARSRNDQVLVDAHLYIRDEILNIQRGLSTLCDAFLRIAKKHADTVMPGYTHTQHAQPISLGFWATAYVSMFLRDQKRLQSAYALANTNPLGACALAGTTFPIDRELTTKLLGFDAPHEHALDVISSRDFIAEVLFALSLVMANLSRISEELVYWTTYEFGMAVLDDAYSFGSSIMPQKKNPDIAELTRGRTGRVYGALLDLLTNLKGLPMGYNRDFQEDKPPLWEAFDVVKACLGLLPELLKTTDFKTERMAELANANFATATELANYLVKEHQMSFRECHEVVGWLVGELVQSEKTFADWELTQEFLREKNIDIPISRLKQILDAELAIQNNQSLGGTSPVEVHRMITNFEKQLGEIALHIYNCQTQIENAHQETLRIVNEVLKVPV from the coding sequence ATGGGAAAACCTGAAAAGACGCTCTGGGGTGGACGTTTTAGCACGAGCCTCACTACAGAAACAATAGCCTTCACGCACTCCATTGAAGCCGATACGCGCCTCATTGGATACGATATTTGGGGAAGCCAAGCGCATGCGATTATGCTCGCGCGGCAAGGGATTATCTCCGATGCCGATCTACGCGAAATTTTGCGCTGGCTCCAGAAAGCAGCGACAGATTTCCAGAACGGTGATTTTACCCTTGATCCGAATAAAGAGGACGTGCACATGAACGTCGAATCGTATCTGATTGAGAATGCTGGACGCGAATTCGGGGGCAAACTCCACACTGCCCGCTCTCGTAACGATCAGGTACTCGTGGATGCACACCTCTACATCCGCGATGAGATTCTCAACATTCAGCGTGGACTTTCTACGCTCTGCGATGCCTTTCTGCGGATTGCCAAAAAACACGCTGACACTGTGATGCCGGGTTATACGCATACGCAACACGCACAACCGATTAGTCTCGGTTTCTGGGCAACGGCGTACGTGAGTATGTTCCTGCGGGATCAGAAACGTCTACAGTCTGCATACGCACTCGCCAATACGAATCCGCTCGGTGCTTGTGCTTTGGCTGGTACAACCTTCCCAATTGACCGAGAATTGACAACGAAACTGCTCGGTTTCGACGCACCACACGAACACGCACTTGATGTTATCAGCAGTCGGGATTTTATTGCAGAGGTGCTTTTCGCGTTATCGCTTGTGATGGCGAACCTCTCACGGATTAGCGAGGAGTTGGTCTATTGGACAACTTATGAATTTGGGATGGCGGTGCTTGACGATGCGTATAGTTTCGGGAGCTCCATCATGCCACAGAAGAAAAATCCTGACATCGCGGAACTTACGCGGGGTCGTACAGGACGCGTCTACGGAGCGTTGCTTGACTTGTTGACGAACCTCAAGGGGTTGCCGATGGGCTATAACCGCGATTTTCAAGAGGATAAACCGCCGCTGTGGGAGGCATTCGATGTTGTGAAGGCGTGCCTCGGTCTGCTACCGGAACTCCTCAAGACGACAGATTTCAAGACAGAACGGATGGCTGAATTGGCGAATGCGAACTTTGCCACGGCAACGGAGTTGGCGAACTATCTCGTTAAAGAGCATCAGATGAGTTTTCGGGAGTGCCACGAAGTTGTCGGATGGCTTGTCGGGGAACTGGTTCAGTCAGAAAAGACATTTGCCGATTGGGAGTTAACGCAGGAATTCTTGAGAGAAAAAAATATTGACATACCGATTTCGCGGCTGAAACAGATTTTGGATGCAGAGTTAGCGATTCAGAATAACCAGAGCCTCGGCGGCACGTCCCCTGTGGAAGTTCATCGGATGATAACTAATTTTGAGAAACAATTGGGTGAAATCGCGTTGCATATCTATAATTGTCAGACCCAAATTGAGAACGCGCATCAAGAGACCCTCCGAATCGTTAATGAAGTTTTAAAAGTGCCGGTTTAG
- a CDS encoding type II toxin-antitoxin system PemK/MazF family toxin, with translation MPKRGEIWLADLGFVAKTRPVLVLSVPFSDSDYALITVIPRTTNIN, from the coding sequence ATGCCTAAACGTGGTGAGATCTGGTTAGCCGACCTCGGATTCGTAGCAAAGACGCGACCTGTTCTGGTTTTGAGTGTGCCTTTTTCAGATTCAGATTATGCTTTAATAACAGTTATACCACGCACAACAAACATAAATTGA
- a CDS encoding phytanoyl-CoA dioxygenase family protein produces MDQEIQDYLFDLQGYLLLENAISEDDLDKMNEWIDRHWEYVEHPWEENGDDRRIPRWIGNIETHTYNIENGVNFQNIIEGGEVFQKLIDHPAWVGLVRKYVHEVNGLSIHENFLNVRGPGGFIHIHCGGHVPLSYLTFRQENTGEWMVGQINVLMALNDIGPGDGAPVLVPGSHKCTEIHPRLKHDGKGLVYDGITGKPAGTAFGTKEIYLKAGDVVMFTDAITHGSAERTNEGYRRSIVYRYSPRYVRERFDYPHSDELLARLTPDQRKIIQPTSIRRPPRVT; encoded by the coding sequence ATGGATCAAGAGATACAGGATTATCTGTTCGACCTACAAGGCTATCTGCTTTTGGAGAATGCCATCTCAGAAGACGATCTGGATAAAATGAACGAATGGATTGATAGACATTGGGAGTACGTTGAGCATCCGTGGGAGGAAAACGGAGACGACAGACGGATTCCGCGTTGGATTGGGAACATTGAAACGCATACTTACAATATTGAAAATGGCGTGAATTTCCAGAATATCATTGAGGGTGGTGAGGTTTTTCAGAAGTTGATTGACCATCCCGCATGGGTTGGGCTGGTACGGAAATACGTCCATGAAGTCAATGGGCTTTCTATCCACGAGAATTTCCTTAACGTCCGCGGTCCCGGCGGTTTCATTCATATCCACTGCGGTGGACACGTCCCTCTAAGTTATCTGACCTTCCGGCAGGAGAACACGGGCGAATGGATGGTAGGACAGATTAACGTCCTAATGGCACTGAACGATATTGGACCGGGAGATGGCGCGCCTGTGCTGGTGCCGGGAAGCCATAAATGCACGGAGATTCACCCGCGTTTGAAGCATGACGGGAAAGGCTTGGTTTACGATGGCATAACCGGTAAACCCGCAGGAACAGCCTTTGGGACGAAGGAGATTTATCTCAAAGCGGGGGATGTCGTCATGTTCACAGACGCGATTACGCACGGTTCGGCGGAACGGACGAATGAGGGGTATCGCCGGTCGATTGTCTATCGTTATTCTCCGAGGTATGTCCGCGAACGTTTTGACTATCCGCATTCAGACGAGTTGTTGGCACGTCTAACCCCAGACCAACGTAAGATTATCCAACCGACATCGATACGTCGTCCGCCGCGGGTTACATAG
- a CDS encoding sigma-70 family RNA polymerase sigma factor, giving the protein MNYSQLLQHDLLSRSEEFQLIREAQSGNEMSRERLILLNMRFCHKIALGYARPDQGILAEDLMGDAVEGLMRAIDKFSIEMGCRLSTYAYLAIHDAVGRSPLLNGIIRLPEWVREGQGKIRRAKKTLAASGNDAPSFEEIAAVSGVSLRHVELHALLDARELVSLDAPVIDADDKRMTLSDILPVEDTDIKLMEIKYDLDWFLGFLPETERFILTRSYGIPVEVSDAELATLFSRSVSWVSRTRKQALESLQRLARALTGSVSQAWDAINHPSMVMKLRPVPVPEGVSFVDGELVSKAKARAQPEPPQLYFGL; this is encoded by the coding sequence ATGAACTATAGTCAATTACTTCAACATGATCTGCTCAGTCGCTCCGAAGAGTTTCAACTCATTCGTGAGGCGCAGTCGGGGAATGAGATGAGTCGCGAACGTCTGATTCTGTTAAATATGCGTTTCTGCCATAAGATCGCCTTGGGTTATGCACGCCCCGATCAGGGGATTCTCGCTGAAGACCTGATGGGTGATGCCGTGGAGGGGTTGATGCGAGCGATTGACAAGTTCTCTATTGAAATGGGGTGTCGGCTCTCAACGTATGCATATCTGGCTATACATGATGCTGTTGGACGCAGCCCCTTGCTTAATGGAATTATCCGGCTCCCCGAGTGGGTACGTGAGGGGCAAGGCAAGATTCGAAGAGCCAAAAAGACCTTAGCGGCATCGGGGAATGATGCGCCATCTTTTGAGGAGATCGCCGCCGTATCAGGTGTTTCCTTGCGGCACGTCGAACTCCACGCTCTTCTTGATGCCAGAGAGCTCGTCTCGCTGGATGCACCAGTAATTGACGCGGATGACAAAAGGATGACCCTTTCGGACATTCTGCCGGTAGAAGATACCGACATTAAACTTATGGAGATCAAATACGATTTGGATTGGTTTTTGGGATTTCTGCCAGAAACCGAACGCTTCATCCTCACGCGGTCGTATGGAATACCGGTGGAGGTGTCGGACGCTGAGCTGGCGACGCTGTTTAGTCGCTCGGTTTCCTGGGTGAGTCGGACCCGCAAACAGGCGTTGGAGTCCTTGCAACGACTGGCGCGCGCCCTGACAGGTAGCGTCTCACAGGCATGGGATGCCATCAATCATCCGTCCATGGTCATGAAGCTGCGCCCTGTTCCTGTGCCCGAAGGGGTCTCATTTGTTGATGGCGAACTGGTTAGCAAAGCCAAGGCACGCGCACAGCCAGAACCGCCGCAGCTGTATTTCGGACTGTAG
- a CDS encoding ThuA domain-containing protein — MSKKSRIVMVAGSASHGGGSHEHPAGCAFFADQLNKNVDGVEAVVSQGWPEDPATFADTDAIIVYSDGGAGHLSIPHLEQISGLMDQGMGLAMLHYAVEVPKGEPGNRFLDWIGGYFETHLSVNPYWTATFTGFPDHPITRGVEPFSLEDEWYYHMRFRENMEGVTPVLSAIAPASTLERPDGPHSGNPHVRESVAKGEPQHLGWCVERPDGGRGFGFTGGHLHRNWADDTLRKFILNAIAWTAKVEIPEAGISTPTPTEAELDAYL, encoded by the coding sequence ATGTCAAAAAAATCTCGAATTGTTATGGTGGCAGGAAGCGCAAGTCATGGTGGTGGTTCGCATGAACATCCCGCTGGGTGTGCTTTTTTCGCGGATCAATTGAACAAAAATGTGGATGGCGTGGAAGCCGTCGTCTCTCAAGGGTGGCCCGAAGATCCAGCAACTTTCGCCGATACGGATGCAATTATTGTTTATTCAGATGGTGGTGCTGGGCATCTTAGCATTCCGCATCTTGAACAGATCTCTGGGTTAATGGATCAGGGCATGGGACTTGCGATGTTGCACTATGCAGTCGAAGTGCCGAAGGGTGAACCGGGGAATCGCTTCTTGGATTGGATCGGTGGCTACTTTGAGACGCACCTTTCAGTCAATCCCTACTGGACAGCGACGTTTACTGGCTTTCCTGACCATCCGATAACACGCGGGGTAGAACCGTTTTCGTTGGAAGACGAGTGGTATTATCACATGCGGTTTCGTGAAAATATGGAAGGTGTGACACCTGTGTTGAGTGCAATCGCCCCCGCATCAACGCTCGAAAGACCGGATGGCCCGCATAGCGGCAACCCTCATGTCCGAGAATCAGTGGCAAAGGGTGAGCCACAGCACTTAGGATGGTGTGTGGAGCGTCCAGATGGTGGACGTGGCTTTGGATTTACTGGCGGACACCTCCATCGGAATTGGGCGGATGACACACTCCGTAAGTTTATTCTCAACGCAATCGCATGGACAGCGAAGGTGGAAATCCCTGAAGCGGGTATCTCTACGCCAACCCCGACGGAAGCAGAATTGGACGCGTATCTGTAG
- a CDS encoding amidohydrolase family protein has protein sequence MEKFPIVDTHVHLWHPKQLRYPWLTEAPALNRPYLLKDYADAYGELEIESMVFVQCDTHPDDGLKETAWVTDLATTVEPRIQGIVAWAPLEEGKQVAPFVEKLAQNPLVKGIRRLIQSESVDFCVQPNFVSGVKTLSRYGLSFDICIFHPQLANAIRLVEQCPHVQFILDHIGKPDIKNQLFDPWKQEIQTLAALPNVHCKISGLVTEADLDTWTPDDLQPYIEHIIACFGFDRVIYGSDWPVSTQATDYPRWVQTLKEVVSGCSSEELRNLFRDNAIKFYRLDS, from the coding sequence ATGGAGAAATTTCCAATCGTTGACACACACGTTCACCTCTGGCACCCCAAACAACTGAGATATCCGTGGCTTACGGAAGCACCAGCCCTAAACAGACCTTATCTCCTAAAAGATTACGCCGACGCGTACGGCGAACTGGAAATCGAATCCATGGTCTTCGTGCAGTGCGATACACATCCCGATGACGGCTTGAAAGAGACAGCGTGGGTTACCGATCTCGCGACGACAGTAGAACCTCGGATTCAAGGCATCGTTGCCTGGGCACCGCTTGAAGAAGGCAAACAGGTAGCCCCTTTCGTTGAAAAATTGGCACAGAACCCGCTCGTCAAAGGTATCCGTCGCCTCATCCAATCCGAAAGCGTGGATTTCTGCGTTCAACCGAACTTTGTAAGTGGTGTCAAAACGCTCTCTCGCTACGGATTGAGTTTCGACATCTGTATTTTCCACCCCCAACTCGCCAATGCAATTCGCTTAGTCGAACAGTGTCCGCATGTCCAATTCATCTTGGATCATATCGGCAAACCCGACATCAAAAACCAACTTTTTGATCCGTGGAAGCAGGAAATCCAGACACTTGCAGCGTTACCGAACGTTCACTGCAAAATATCAGGTCTGGTAACAGAGGCGGACCTTGACACGTGGACACCCGACGACCTACAACCCTATATTGAACACATCATCGCCTGTTTCGGTTTTGACCGCGTCATATACGGCAGTGACTGGCCCGTCTCCACGCAAGCGACTGATTATCCACGATGGGTGCAGACATTGAAAGAGGTTGTATCAGGATGTTCATCCGAGGAATTGCGCAACCTCTTCCGTGACAACGCCATCAAATTCTACAGACTCGATTCGTAG